The window ATGTGATAACACATTCCTGTAGATGTGCTGCAGTCTGACAGGTGTATGCCCAAATAATGCAGTTCAACACattttgcagcccagaaagcttTGCCATCATGATTTGAGTCTTTTTATGTAAAGGTACTTTGGATACCCCAGATATTTACTGACTGTTTGAAAGGAGgtcctttttttaaagcagtgttCTGTTGTCCTCTTTTTAGAACCATGGCTCTGGAATAAACATTATTTTGTTCCTAATGGGCAGACAAAGCTCGAAGATTATAGGGGAAATAGGGTTACTGGTATTTCCTGTTAAAACTCTGGGTTTTAGGTCACCATAGGCAAGCAAGTGTGGGGAGAATGTGGCTGTGACTGTGTGGAGAGCCCACAAATTTAACCTTAATTGGTGCAAGTCATTCTGAGCCCCTTAATCTGACTTTGCCAAATTGActgtgaagtaaaaaaaaaaaaaaaaccaacaaaaaaccccccttAAGTTCAATTTCATTCTAATGATTTCTTCATATGTCAGGCTGATGGGGACCAGTTTGAGAAGTGAGGAGACTGTGGTTGATATTCTGAAGGGAATGGGGTATGAAATGTATTATGCCATTTCCAAACAAATTTTCTCACTTCTCaggcacagggctctgctggctgatgacatggagctgctgtgggccaggggcagcagcactgtcagCACCTGAGGGGTGGGAGACATAAccagttcctcccaggaaaagagaggagctggggaACATTTTTCTTGGATTCAGTTTTTGCAGATGTGTAAAATACTGATCCCCAGCAGGAGGCATTTGGTCAGCTGAGACCAGTTGGCACTTTATGACTTCTGTGACTTCCTGTTTTGAACCTTCCACCATGATGTCTTTTGGATCCATCCGTGGTGGCAAATGTTTTCTCCCTGATTGTTTCCTCTCCTGCATTCATGACTAAAATCtcagaaaaaagcagaaaattttggACCTGCCAAAATTTGTCGGTTACTAAAAATGCTGTGGCTGAAATAACCAGCTCCTACTTGATAGGAAGCTCATAAATGGTTGGAGGGAGACTGGACACCTGTGCAACATAAAATGTGCTGCTTACCAGTGTGAATAGTTTCCAATAGTTTCTTGATGGTATTTAGTATAAAAAGAGCTCGAGACCTCACCAGGTTTGGCAAGTATCCCTTTACTCAGTATCACTTGTACTGAGCATCTGTCTCTGAGAACACTCAGAGGTTTCTCAGCTCTGAGGGCTTAACAGAGCTTGTCTGCAATGGTACCAACAGTGTAAGTGCTGTAAATGGAAAGATGTGGGCAAAATTGGCATGACTAGAAGAAACAGTGGGGAAACCAGGAAACCCCAGAGCAGAACTTGCTTCAGTTCCCCTCAAAATGGAATTCCCAAGAGACTGTGAGACCAAAGAATGGGAGGCAGCAATAGAGAATTGatctttttgttttggggggtaGAAATTACAGCCTTCAGCAGATGGCACTGAGGCAATTTGAATTAACAGGAGTCCATGGGTTagaagaaaaagccaaaaatcTTCTTGGTCTTGACGACTCAAGAGTTGCAGTACTAcaactatttattttttgttactttGGGGTATCGCAAGTGTTTAATGATTTCAGCGTGAGACAAAAAGGTATTTCAAATTTGACCaaattatggggaaaaaatgtgtcTGGTTCACTTTGCATAATCCTTTCCTTAGGATGGTGTAATGGACAGTGAAGCCATGTCTTTAGTCTGGTATGATCATCAGAGGTGCAGTTAAGGATACAAGTAAGTGCCTTTTAGAGGGTACCTGAGAACAGGAGATTATTTGGATCTTATGCTAATGATTGCTTCAGATCTCTTAAGGAGATAAGTGGCATTATTCAAAGAAGTGGTGCCTTGCAAGTGAGTGGGAAAAGGTACATTTCATAAACTTGCTGCTCCTGTAACCTGCTGAGATGGCAGGTGTAAGACAGCCCTTGAGCATTTGCCTCCTGGAAGCAGGAACATACTTGGGGAAAAATATACTCCTTTATGACTTATGGAAAAGAGTGTGGTGCTTGCAAATGTTGTTATCCTTTCAGGCTACTCTGTCTTTCTTTACCTGTGTTTTAAGTCAACTGCTTTTCACCCTAAACAGTCAGTAACAGATTTCCTTTTTATCCTCAGTTGCTCTTTCATTGGCGCTCCCAACtcatttaatgtaattttaaaagttgtttGCAAAATTAACAAACTTTCAACCTGAGACAGATAACTAATATTGCAAATCTCACCACAGGCTCTTACtttaaatgtaaagaaattgaaaataagAATTTATAGTAAGAATATATTGTACAGTCTTTACTCCAGCCTCTTTAACTGCTCAGCCTACAGCCATACATGTAGGACCCATACATGTAATTAACTGAAATATTCCAAGGAgtgaatgtgtttgtttttagttGTAGAAGAATACTGTTTTAATTATTCTCTTCACTCCCTTCTTGGCAAGGATCATCCTCTgatcatatattaaaaaaataaaatacatacttCGAGCTGAAATTCTTTGTAGCCATTCCTGTTAATCCTGAAAACCTCAGAAATGttaagtgctttaactgaaaTCAACCTCTACCATTTCAATGAAGCCAGGACTGAATGTCACTAGTACCTTGCATGTGCATTAATACCTTCCCATCTGAGACTCCTGCAAAGCTGATCCTTTCTGGGGCTATTTTGAATCCATATGTTGTTTTTTAGTCTCGCTGAATTTCTAAGGTTTTGTATGTAATGAGCATTTGCTCTATGTATGCAATACCCACTAAGTTCAGAGCATGACTAGAATAGCAGTGTGCTACAGAAACATGCAAAAATGGGCTAATAATAGAGATTCTTCTTAATGAGGGAGTCAGTAGGTTTTTGATGGTTTAGGCTAGACTGAAGTCTGGGATTTCTAATGACATATGCATTGAATACTGAGAAAATCCAGCACTAAGATTGAAATAATGGATTCTTACCTTTAAAGTAAATACAATTAAGAATCATCATGAGTGTTGCAGGGCTTACACTCACAAGAGCTTCCTTTATTAATCCTTTGGTCAGCTTCAAGATGCGTTCGTTGGTTTTGGTGATGAAGCTGGGGTCTGAGAAATCAGCTGGTTGGGCATCAGCAAAGTAGTAtgttttcatgttgtttctGAAGTCATTCAGAACAGAGAAGTCCTTCTGAATGTAAATATCATTGACAGACCTCAGTGTGTAACCAAAATTGCGTCTGAAGAGCCGGTGGGTGAGTTTGCGGAAGAGGTTGTGGACAGTCATGAGCTCGTATTTGGTGCTGGCATTAATGAACTCCTGAAAGCCAAGAACAGATAACACCTCCTGCTGGGTTTGAGCCTTCAGCCCCAGGGAGATCATAGCCATGGCAGTGGAAATACCCACAGGAGCCATGATGATATTGTCTGAAGCGTTGGCCTTGTCTGCCACGCTGCGGTAAAGGTTGAAGCCAAAGTTTGCATTGAGGATATTGAGGCGCTGGATTCTGGTTTTGCCTTGGAATAATTCCAGAATATTTCCTTGCTGAACTTCAGAAACCATGTATGGACCAGCATCAATAACATCACTGTAGTCATCTTCACTCAGTATCTTGTCAAGGTCTAGATagtcctcttcctcctcctcctcaggaaTCAAGTCATTGGTGATGGTGTTCTCTCTGTGGAACTCCAGTGGTAGGTTTGGCATATCATAAGTCCCATTTTCATGTGGCTGTGCACCTTTAAGGCTTTCAAAATGCTCAACAAAGTCCTTGATCCCACCAAATGTGGAGGTTATGATGAGAGTAAATGCAAGCAATTGAAGTAGGAACTTCATTCTGGCAGATGAAAACCTGGAAGACAACACAGTTGAGAGAACAGAGGGTAGTTGAATTTTAGTAATTTTAGTTATCTATTCCCTAATTTTCGGTCCATGCTGAATTCTGTCACAGCAGAAGAGCTGTAGTTACCTTATTgaacatctatttttttaattggaacaGATCTTAATTAGATGGATAAATCTGTTTTGCTGGTAATTGGTTTTGCTTACATAATGCCTCCAGCCTGCCAAAGAATTGGTTGACCTCCTCCCTTACAAATTGTCGTTCCTGGCATATTTCAGCAGTGACAAACTCATTACTTAAAATATATGAGACTCTTTATTTATAAACCTGTTAAACTTAAAATGTGCACTGTGTTATGAGTGTGTGCTGAAAATATGATGTAAAGGTAAGTTTGAAGATTCGAgcttgggaggaggaggaggaactcCTGTCCCAGTTCCCCACAGGAGCATTCCAAAAGGCTGAGATGtactgaaaaatgtgaaaaacagaTATCCTGTAGCTACAACAAAAATGGGAGTTTTGTGGGAGTATTTTGGAAGAGCAAGGCTGAAATCTGACAGAACAAAGGAGGTTTAGGGATGTAGAAAGACATGTATTTGCACTAAATACCATCAGTGGGACTGCACTGGGGGAGGTGTTGGGCATAAATGTATGTTCTGGCCTGCTCAGGGTCTGACTGGGGTGTGTTACTCAATGTGTGCacccttcctgcagctctgtgtgctCATCTGCTGCTTTCCTCACAGATTGGCTCCGTTCTGCTGTTTGTTTAGTTatgttttgtttcactttggTTTTGTGTAGCACTGCAGAACTTGTagtgctttctgttttcttcataaTATGAAGTCTCTGTGAGCTCCTGTTCAGAACTTTGTATCTCCTGGCTTAGTGTTATCCCTATTCTAGATTTCTAACCCTCCCTTTTTTGTTTGAGAATACTTCTAAGTAGAACCTGCATTTTCCTAAGGGAAAAAGTTAATCAGTCTCTTCGTCTACTGAGTGTTGGAccattgcatttttaaattgcCTTTAAAATCAGGATTTATCTTAGGTATATATTGTTTGAAGAGAATCTATCAGTCTTACTCAGCTGTAAAACACTGTACCAAGAAGTGGATGTAAGACACTTTTCACCATACTATTGGGTGCAGTAATTACAGTGATCTTAAAAAGATGCAAAAAGTGTAATTCTATTGTAAGTCTAATTCTATTGATAGTACTTTTTTGTGTAAAAGACACAATATAATACAGGACAAAACACTGAATacagttaaaacaaaaatcttacTAAGGTGTtgattaaaatacttttaaaattagcaAATAGTCCAAAGAGCTCTTCCGTAGAAGTAAAATATATAGGTGTACGTACCTGTATCTGATCACTCAGCTGCACATCAGTGAATAAAACCAGTGcttgaaggaaaatattttcaaacatgTTGTAGCAGGACTGACATAACTGAGCTGACAGTTTGATTTTTTGAAACTCTCCCCCCCAGACTAATTAGCTTGAAATCCTAAAACCATTTAAGGTGATTGTTTTGCAAAAATGAAGGATCCATAGAAGATGCTTTTAGAATTGTTTTAGACTGTGACTGAGCATCACAAGTCAGTCTTTTTCTTATTGTTTCTTCATAAATCCATTACTCTTTCCCCGCCCCCAGAAGTCAGGCCCTTAGGGCTGAGATAGATCCTCTGTCCAGTAACCATTgataaacattttctgcttttggcACAGCACAATTTGCTGTGTGTATTCCCAACTTTACATTCTCATCTTCCCCAGAGCTCAGTTATTGCTCAGCTGCACTTACCCAGGCAAAACATTCCCCCTCTCTGCAATGAAAATGTCTTTGCTCAGAGCTGCCCCAAATAACAGCAGAGGTAAATGGAGCTTACCTTCGAGCCACTGCAGGGGAAGGATGTGTTGAAAAGCCCAAGTAAGGGGAACAGCAGGGTTTAAATCTGAACTTTGACGCTGATTTTTTGTGTATCTCCCAAAGTAAACATTCTCTAAACCAAACACTGCTAAAGTTACTTCGTCAGCCAAAATCCCTCCCTTGCCTGGTGATCTCTGCTGAATTCTCTGCTGTTTGTTGAGCTGCTTTTATGGCTTTGCAGGTACTTGTTCACTTTTGAGGAAGGTCTTTGAGCAAAAattggtgtgtgtgtgtaaagtTTCAAAGTCAAGCACACACATAAACTTGACTGTTAATGACAGTAAAAGCCCAGTTGCTGCTATTTTTTGCCAAAATGGGAGTGGGGGAGCATCTTACTGCAGATATGTTTGAGGCCTCTGTGTTTGTGATGGTTGGGATTCTTCAGCCAGTGTTATATTGGTGCAGACATTTCCATCGTACAAGCAGCTTTTTCACCAGCCTAAATCCAGATTAATTTTACTGTAATAGAGgaattttttcatgctttttaaatGAACAATCTCCCTCATGATTTATAAATACAGCCATATTTGGCTTTATTATGAGATTTCAGAGAAATACTGCTGGATTACATCCCTCGAGGGAATTATTGTAGTTAGAGAATATTTCTTCAAGCTAGATTAGAATGTAACGTTTTCATAATAAAGTTTAGAGTAGTAATATACAATCATATTGAATGAAGCTTGCAGTTTAATGGAcaatttctttcactttttataCACTTGCCTGTGCCTCTAACTCTTTTTAGGATAACACACTCTGATCTTTGTTATATAAATTTATCTAAAACTGCATATCATATTGACTGGGAGGATAAACTGCTCCTCTGATGGTAGCAGCTGTTTGTGCAAAAAGCACtggagaatttttaaaaaatgtgttgaaAATAATGCTCTTTTCCTTGCTTGTTTAGATAGCAAATTCTTCAGAACTGATGTCATTCTGTGCGTGGGTGCAAACAATGAAAGA of the Pseudopipra pipra isolate bDixPip1 chromosome 18, bDixPip1.hap1, whole genome shotgun sequence genome contains:
- the SERPIND1 gene encoding heparin cofactor 2 — protein: MKFLLQLLAFTLIITSTFGGIKDFVEHFESLKGAQPHENGTYDMPNLPLEFHRENTITNDLIPEEEEEEDYLDLDKILSEDDYSDVIDAGPYMVSEVQQGNILELFQGKTRIQRLNILNANFGFNLYRSVADKANASDNIIMAPVGISTAMAMISLGLKAQTQQEVLSVLGFQEFINASTKYELMTVHNLFRKLTHRLFRRNFGYTLRSVNDIYIQKDFSVLNDFRNNMKTYYFADAQPADFSDPSFITKTNERILKLTKGLIKEALVSVSPATLMMILNCIYFKGTWENKFPVEMTMKRSFRLNEKQTLKVPMMQTKGNFLAAADPDLDCGVIQLPFVGNISMLIVLPHKLSAMKALEKQITPQVVEKWQKSMTNRTREVVLPKFKLERSYGLIGYLRSMGIEELFNGKGDYSGISDEKITIDRFSHQGTITVNEEGTEAAAVTTVGFMPLSTQTRFVVDRPFLFLIYEHRTSCLLFMGRVANPAQS